In the genome of Caenorhabditis elegans chromosome IV, the window ttaattttaaaagtggcATCGATTGGAAAAGTAATTCGGAAAACtaaactacatttttttatttaccaACGAAACGAATAAATCTCATGATAAACAATTATGCGtagactttttcaaaatgtcatggttttattttgagaaaaacctcaatacttcaaaataaaaacgaatcAGAACTTCAAAACGACTGTTTATACGGGAGACTTTttgatttctggaaattacAAAACTTTCAGCAAAACGACCGTTTTTCTTTACTTCCTTTTGTGATTTGTGAACATCGCATCTTTGAATTCTGTGTctttaattaatatttcaagataaatttcaaatcgatAATAAAGAAGGAATGTCTGCACAATTTATCAATTCAATTATTACGGTATTAGTAAGTTTTTTCATCATCCGTCACTGTCTAAATTCACCttataatttccagataatGTCGTTTGGTTTATTTGCAAATATCATCGTTTTGGTCACCGTTCGGAAAATGAGCTCAATGAGAAGCTCATTTGGAATAATCACAAAGAATCAAGCAGTGTGCAATATTCTTAtgtgtcttctttttttagtttttgttggACCACTACAATTAACGtaaggatttttttaaactcattcCAATGGCGctgtaatttttctgaaaatttctagttaactacaacaattttattttttcaattttcagtgatttgaAACTACCGTATGAATTGTCTCGATTTGTTGGCTTAATTTCAATGATAATATTTGAAGTATCCGCTCAATTGAACTTCATCAATTCATTCAATCGAGTTTTCTCTGTTTATGTTATATTTCTTTAcgaaaaagtattttccaattttaacaCCTATATAATGATATGTATGGCATACGCAATTGCAATTGTTATGTGCACTACATTTTATGAACTTCTCGAGTGTTATCTCTATTTTCATGCTGATCTTTGGATATTTTCATATCCAGAAACAGAACATTGTAATCATCTTACATGGTAttgtgattttattttcaatattgtaTTGGTCAATTTTACTTTAATACTCAATCTAATTGCTGCATTTAAATCTCGAAAATTACatcgaaaaattacatttttggcTCCAAGTGAAGTATCAAATCGCCGGCAAAGAGAACTGAACTTCATCAGACAATCATTTTGTCAGGGACTTTTTATGAgtatttctttgattttttatcattttactGCTCCACTCATCtcgaacaaaattttattgtttctgaATGCAAGTTTTTGGGCATTTATGTTGGCTTTTGAAgggttagttttatttttgaaaaggtgtaattcaaaattatattcagAGTCATCATTTTAATATCAAATCGAGAGATTTTCACGGctgtgaaaaatagaaaaagtggtgagttttagaaaaaaaggtaTATTTTTAACAGTATTTCGCCTTGAAAAGTTTCTTAAATTTTACATCCTAACAAATAGACTACGAACATCATTAATGTTTCTCCATGTTGATAATTtcgtttattcaaaaattgttcaaatacaGTAATTGCAGAGTTAACATCAtcgattttcattttggaTCTTCACTGTGTTCGTTAGATGTTtggaatcaaatttttatgttttgacATCTGCTTAATTCATTTACAATTCTGATACTGCTTATATTATTCAGTAATGAACTACGCTTTCTGGAAACACGACTTATCACAAATCTCAATTAAATCGTAGTTTCAATTGTAAAAAGCGGGTTAGTACCGTGTGCTTTTGCCGTGTGTATGTACATCAGGGAAACTTTTGTgtacaaaaaagtattttgggAAAGGAATTTTAGTGAAGAGAGAATCGAGCTGAAACACTGTTAAGTTTAAACTATTAAAGATGAAGTAGCATATAGTGCTACTGTGGGGGAAAATTTGATAGTcactctaaaaaaataaaaggagGGTCAATCGTCAATGtagtgaattttaaattccaaagcTATGCGCAGTCTACAACTCGATGTATGAAAAAAGATTGAGATCATCCTGATATTATCAATATAAGCTAGGCTTTTATTTGAACTTATTACCTTAaagttgaaacagaaattaatttattgggttttctaaaattctacaATCCTcgttatatttttcaacatttgtcTTGACTAACCTGGAATGAAAACATTGTCTTGACTAACCT includes:
- the srx-20 gene encoding 7TM GPCR serpentine receptor class x (Srx) domain-containing protein (Predicted) codes for the protein MSAQFINSIITVLIMSFGLFANIIVLVTVRKMSSMRSSFGIITKNQAVCNILMCLLFLVFVGPLQLTDLKLPYELSRFVGLISMIIFEVSAQLNFINSFNRVFSVYVIFLYEKVFSNFNTYIMICMAYAIAIVMCTTFYELLECYLYFHADLWIFSYPETEHCNHLTWYCDFIFNIVLVNFTLILNLIAAFKSRKLHRKITFLAPSEVSNRRQRELNFIRQSFCQGLFMSISLIFYHFTAPLISNKILLFLNASFWAFMLAFEGVIILISNREIFTAVKNRKSGEF